Genomic segment of Ignavibacteriales bacterium:
GTATTAAACGGCATTGCTATATTTCCGTTTTTATCAATTGCTATTATTCCGCCGTCGCCGCCCAATTGCGGTAATTTTTTCATTATTACTTCGTTAGCGGCTTCGCTTAGAGTTAAATTTTTATAATCCATTAAATCAGAAATATCGCGAGCAATATTTAATCTAATAAAATATTCTCCGTATCCTGTTCCGGAAACAGCACACGTATTATTGTTGGCATAAGTTCCGGCGCCGATTATCGGTGAATCACCAACTCGCCCGAATTTTTTCATCATCATCCCGCCGGTAGAAGTACCCGCGGCAAGATTTCCGTTTTTATCCAGAGCAACACATCCAACTGTTCCGTGTTTTTCTTCTTTGGCTTTTTTATCCTTTGCTTCTTTCATTTTTTGATACTGCTGCAATCTGTTCGGCGTAATGAAATAATTGTTATCAACCATCTCGATGTTATTCTCTTTTGCAAATTCTTCCGCACCTTCTCCTATCATCATAACGTGGGGCGATTTATCCATTACCAGTCTTGCAAGTGTAATTGGATTTTTTACGTGCTTAATTCCTGCAACAGCCCCGGCTTTTAATGTTTTCCCGTCCATGATGGAGGCGTCTAATTCTGCAATGCCCTTCTCTGTTAACACAGCGCCTTTGCCGGCATTGAACAGCGGAGAATCTTCCATAATATTTATAACCGCAACAACTGCATCGAGAGATGAACCGCCGTTTTCCAAAATCTTATATCCGGTTTCTAATGCTTCGTTGAGTTTAGAAACGTACTCCGCTTCTTTTTCAGGAGTCATATTTGATTTCAGAATTGTCCCGGCTCCTCCGTGAATTACAAGTCCGTATTTGTTTGATTGCGGGAAGGTTATTTGCGAAATGAATAATAGAAAAAGCAAAAAAAAGATTTTGGGATTATTCCCTTTTCTTACACACACTTTTTACGCTCCTCTTTTGAATTGCAATTCAACTTATCTTAACAAATTCTAAAAAGCAACCTTGCTTATTAATGCAATTATTGATTCTAGACAGCGCTTCTATTTCTATCAATCCAATATGCCCATGCAACTAAAAGCCATTGGAACAATCCGATTATTGCTATAGCATTTGTATCAGATGGAGGAGGGCCTACTATATTCATAACATAAATCAGAGTTAAAAAAATCAGCAAGCCCCACAAACCATATTTTCCTTTTTTGTTTTCGGATTTAGTCGTACTCAGATAAAAATATGCGCCAAGAATAAAAATAGATCCTTCCACAATTATTGTAAGTGCTACCGAATTCCACAATCCGAAACCCATTTTGAAATCATTCCATGGAAGTAATTGCAGATCGGGACGGTGCGTGAAAAGATCAAGTACCCAGTGACTTAATACGAGCAATCCCAACAAAAGAGAAGTTCTAAAATTTTTCTTCAATATGTAATATACCGCACCCAATAAAATTGCCCAGATAAGTACTCCGAACAAACTATGTGAGTACGGGTAAGAAATAAAATTAAGCGGAGTAACAGCAGTGTTGCCTTTTTCGATTTGAACTTTCTCAATTCCAATTAACAAAAAAATGGGCCAGAGAAGATCAATAAATTGTGATGCGAGAAAGAGTGTCCCTAGAGACGGTTTGCTGTCGATTTTCTTCGCCGCTAAGCCAACTCCAAAATGTCCGATGAACATAGTTTATATCTCTTTGTTATTAACAAATTAATTACGTTGAGTGGAAC
This window contains:
- a CDS encoding isoaspartyl peptidase/L-asparaginase; its protein translation is MCVRKGNNPKIFFLLFLLFISQITFPQSNKYGLVIHGGAGTILKSNMTPEKEAEYVSKLNEALETGYKILENGGSSLDAVVAVINIMEDSPLFNAGKGAVLTEKGIAELDASIMDGKTLKAGAVAGIKHVKNPITLARLVMDKSPHVMMIGEGAEEFAKENNIEMVDNNYFITPNRLQQYQKMKEAKDKKAKEEKHGTVGCVALDKNGNLAAGTSTGGMMMKKFGRVGDSPIIGAGTYANNNTCAVSGTGYGEYFIRLNIARDISDLMDYKNLTLSEAANEVIMKKLPQLGGDGGIIAIDKNGNIAMPFNTEGMYRGYHISGEQLVIKIYKE
- a CDS encoding metal-dependent hydrolase, with the translated sequence MFIGHFGVGLAAKKIDSKPSLGTLFLASQFIDLLWPIFLLIGIEKVQIEKGNTAVTPLNFISYPYSHSLFGVLIWAILLGAVYYILKKNFRTSLLLGLLVLSHWVLDLFTHRPDLQLLPWNDFKMGFGLWNSVALTIIVEGSIFILGAYFYLSTTKSENKKGKYGLWGLLIFLTLIYVMNIVGPPPSDTNAIAIIGLFQWLLVAWAYWIDRNRSAV